Proteins co-encoded in one Acipenser ruthenus chromosome 3, fAciRut3.2 maternal haplotype, whole genome shotgun sequence genomic window:
- the ggh gene encoding gamma-glutamyl hydrolase isoform X2 yields the protein MNPLRCAALLVFCNTVLMVCNAEARNDRPIIGVLAQEYQSSGKSYIAASYVKLLESAGARVVPIRISQSEEEYEQLFNSLNGVLFPGGGVNLSSSGYAKAASVFYRLALKANDQGDFFPVWGTCLGFEELTYLTSGELILTATNTSNVSLPLDFMPDAKDSRLFKNVPEDVLKALATEPITVNSHHWSVSVKSFYMNDKLRNFYRVLTTNKVNLEFISTMEARKNFHRFSSMEEETKALIYNYNPVFTGKVSSFEQMYIFVSAS from the exons ATGAACCCCTTACGTTGTGCAGCACTGCTTGTTTTTTGCAATACTGTCTTAATGGTGTGCAACGCGGAAGCAAGGAACGACAGACCTATTATTG GTGTTTTGGCACAAGAATATCAGTCTTCAGGAAAGTCTTATATTGCTGCTTCATATGTAAAGCTCTTGGAGTCTGCTGGAGCAAGAGTGGTACCAATAAG AATAAGCCAGTCAGAAGAAGAATATGAACAACTTTTCAATTCTTTAAATGG AGTTCTGTTTCCCGGAGGAGGTGTCAATTTAAGTTCTTCAGGGTATGCTAAAGCTGCAAGTGTTTTTTACAGACTAGCCTTAAAG GCGAATGATCAAGGCGACTTCTTCCCTGTCTGGGGCACCTGTTTGGGATTTGAGGAACTTACATATCTTACCAGTGGAGAACTCATCCTGACAGCAACTAATACCTCAAATGTTTCACTTCCATTGGATTTTATGCCAG ATGCCAAGGATAGCAGACTGTTCAAGAATGTCCCTGAAGACGTGCTAAAAGCACTGGCCACTGAGCCCATAACAGTGAACTCCCACCACTGGAGTGTCTCTGTCAAG AGTTTCTATATGAATGATAAACTGCGAAATTTCTACAGAGTTTTGACAACTAACAAAGTCAATTTGGAGTTTATATCTACGATGGAAG ctcGAAAAAACTTTCACAGATTTTCAAGTATGGAAGAAGAAACGAAAGCGCTGATCTACAACTACAATCCTGTTTTTACAGGAAAGGTCTCTTCATTCgaacaaatgtatatttttgtttccGCAAGTTAG
- the ggh gene encoding gamma-glutamyl hydrolase isoform X1: MNPLRCAALLVFCNTVLMVCNAEARNDRPIIGVLAQEYQSSGKSYIAASYVKLLESAGARVVPIRISQSEEEYEQLFNSLNGVLFPGGGVNLSSSGYAKAASVFYRLALKANDQGDFFPVWGTCLGFEELTYLTSGELILTATNTSNVSLPLDFMPDAKDSRLFKNVPEDVLKALATEPITVNSHHWSVSVKSFYMNDKLRNFYRVLTTNKVNLEFISTMEAYKYPIYGTQWHPEKNPFEWTRPVISHSPSAVKASFYIADFFVNEARKNFHRFSSMEEETKALIYNYNPVFTGKVSSFEQMYIFVSAS, translated from the exons ATGAACCCCTTACGTTGTGCAGCACTGCTTGTTTTTTGCAATACTGTCTTAATGGTGTGCAACGCGGAAGCAAGGAACGACAGACCTATTATTG GTGTTTTGGCACAAGAATATCAGTCTTCAGGAAAGTCTTATATTGCTGCTTCATATGTAAAGCTCTTGGAGTCTGCTGGAGCAAGAGTGGTACCAATAAG AATAAGCCAGTCAGAAGAAGAATATGAACAACTTTTCAATTCTTTAAATGG AGTTCTGTTTCCCGGAGGAGGTGTCAATTTAAGTTCTTCAGGGTATGCTAAAGCTGCAAGTGTTTTTTACAGACTAGCCTTAAAG GCGAATGATCAAGGCGACTTCTTCCCTGTCTGGGGCACCTGTTTGGGATTTGAGGAACTTACATATCTTACCAGTGGAGAACTCATCCTGACAGCAACTAATACCTCAAATGTTTCACTTCCATTGGATTTTATGCCAG ATGCCAAGGATAGCAGACTGTTCAAGAATGTCCCTGAAGACGTGCTAAAAGCACTGGCCACTGAGCCCATAACAGTGAACTCCCACCACTGGAGTGTCTCTGTCAAG AGTTTCTATATGAATGATAAACTGCGAAATTTCTACAGAGTTTTGACAACTAACAAAGTCAATTTGGAGTTTATATCTACGATGGAAG CCTATAAATACCCAATTTATGGAACACAGTGGCACCCAGAAAAGAATCCCTTTGAGTGGACAAGACCGGTTATCTCTCATTCCCCATCAGCTGTAAAGGCATCGTTTTATATAGCTGATTTCTTTGTAAATGAAG ctcGAAAAAACTTTCACAGATTTTCAAGTATGGAAGAAGAAACGAAAGCGCTGATCTACAACTACAATCCTGTTTTTACAGGAAAGGTCTCTTCATTCgaacaaatgtatatttttgtttccGCAAGTTAG